ctcggtcctgtttttctTAATAATATGTTCcatttgaacgatactttgcagtcctaaagaaatacgttcgtaatcaaGCTCATCCAGAAGCAAACATTATGAAgagttacgtcacagaggaggtcattgtgttttgtgttgactatgtgcaAGAACTCTGctcaattgggattccagtatcacgtcatgagggtgGCTGATTGGAAATGgtacacttggaagaaaatcagtaaatgccacagatcatgtcacgttgagcaaagcacatctcacagttctgcaaaaatcagccttggtggctccaaacatggaggagcacatgcaaattgtgcgaagcatgtaccctttgaagtctaagacatagattacaaaacatcataacgatacattcgccacctgggtGCAGAaagaagtcatggccaacgatgaaattcatgagcagctagcttggctggccaggggtctaGCAAATttaatcctgatgtaccaaggatatgaaattaatgaatacacattttatacaagagcccaagataacaagagcaccaatcaaaatagtggtgtccgtatagatgccactaACTCTAGTGGGCAAACGaattcatattttggttacattgaaaagatctgggaactcgactatgggctgctgaagatccctctatttcgttgccaatgggttaaactgACAGGAAAAAGTATCGATATCgatgagtacggaatgacaaaaGTAGACCTCAatgagcttggctatcgagacgaaccattcgtcctagctatggatgtcactcaagttttctatgtgcaggacatgtctagcaaaccaaaaaggacaagtctagaaataaatcaagttttctaGGTGCTGGAGTtgagccaaagcgccacatagttctggcaggcaaaaggaaaattgtggtagtcgacgatgtcacagatgaagaagaatacaacaagGTTGAAGATATCCATTcacagtggaggttgacacaagttttcttttagccgaagagagGCTCCCTATGCACACCATGATcacaatgaagggacgattgtaaagcgaaccattgttaatattccattagttgaatgattacgTCATGTAATATTTTCCGTGAACATGCTAATAATGATTATCTCTGATTGTTATGGCAATTACCAGATTTATTAGCAATTTAATGATGTATTTAAATGATTTAATATGCATTTACTAGATTTATTATGTATTTAattgatttattaggcaattcatggaattattgtgcatttaacgAATTTATTAGGTGATTTCCATATTTATTATGTATTTAattgatttattaggcaattactagaattattgtgcatttaacaaatttattaggcaattatcatatttattatgtatttaattgatttattaggcaattaatacaattattgtgcatttagcCAATTAATTAGGCAATTaccagatttattatgcatttaaatgatttattagacAAATAAttgaattattgtgcatttcaATGATTTAATATGCATTTACCAGATTTATTATGTATTTAgctgatttattaggcaattaatagaattattgtgcatttaaccAATTAATTAAGCAACTaccagatttattatgcatttacatgatttattatgcaactaCAAGAATTATGTTGAATGGtctattggtaccggttgaaatcttcaaccggtaccaaagggttTGCCAAAAAAATTAGGTGCACGGGAGTCGAACTCGGGCTGCGACGCAGACAAAATTTAGGTTTACCACTGAGCTACTCGGTGAATTCAGTCCTATAGGCGGCAAAACACTTAAAATACATATGCCTCAagagccttaggcaccggttttttcgattcaaccggtgccttaggccctttTCATTTCCTGCCCTTTGGAACCTTAAGGTACCGGGTGCTTccaaaaccggtgcctatgaGGTACCTAAGGTACCAGGTGGTTCGCCAACCGATGCCTTAGGCCctcttaggtaccgggtgatcTTTTCACCAGTTACCAAAGGGCCTGGTGTAAATAACACAGTGCCCTGTTCCTTCTCTTCACTTGTGCCCAGTCGGCCTCCACAGTGCCGCCACCAGGCTCTGCCTCGACGCCCCCGCACCACCAGTTCGCCGCGCTGCCACCAGTCTTCGCTGCCTCCGCCTTGTGGCTGCCGCCCCGtcgtccgcgcgccgccgtctctGCCCCGGCCTCCTTGGACGACGACCCCGCCAAGCCGATCACCGGTGCGCCGCCGTCCTTCGCCCCCACGCCGCCTTCTGCCGCatcgtcttcgccgcccccaGTCTCCACTGCGCGTCACCGCGCCGCCATCTCCGCCTACACGCCACCGCACTCTCCGCtgtacgccgccgcgccgccagctATGCTTCATCCAGGGCCGCCGCCCTTCCCCCGCAGTGTAAGTGTGGCCGtcgtttattttttcttttaacaTTTTATGTTTAAGTATAGATATTttagaatttaattatagatATAATATTTGTATTATTAGATATATTAACTAGAATT
The genomic region above belongs to Panicum virgatum strain AP13 chromosome 8N, P.virgatum_v5, whole genome shotgun sequence and contains:
- the LOC120684832 gene encoding extensin-like, whose protein sequence is MADGGETGKREGSRDRGSSGPIFRLEGLEATQMSSGEGRTRPEALVGKVAAGGAALRMAGRHGKRPSVQGHSASTVPPPGSASTPPHHQFAALPPVFAASALWLPPRRPRAAVSAPASLDDDPAKPITGAPPSFAPTPPSAASSSPPPVSTARHRAAISAYTPPHSPLYAAAPPAMLHPGPPPFPRSAKMNASKKKYNHHLGAGGYKKAVKKWQKME